One part of the Microbacterium aurugineum genome encodes these proteins:
- a CDS encoding FAD-dependent oxidoreductase: MITSFAAARQRVLAVLGSLSMYRLVLFALIALAVTAFVLSLLGVIVSPTPGEMVASFLVLAVVISAVDAVAQRILHLPWRIESSLVTALILLFVLRPGLAPGALLGLALAGAVASVSKYLIAWRGRHIFNPAAFGAAVVSILGAFGAFEWLGTSSSWWVGTPVLTIPVAVLGLAVLWRTEKVRVVLVFLFVAVATSVVRQAVQATQFDIGFELSTALQFAVLQSPFLFLGAFMLSEPLTLPPRRRQQLVVAVVVGVLAGWPISVAGLFTLGQERALLIGNLVAFVFALRGSVRLVLERRAFVTPTAQELTFRAKGRVRFLPGQYLELDVPHRRPDARGTRREFSIVSAPADLPTLRIAYKNGDQKHPSSYKRALAEAEPGATFAVTGTWGDFILPRGDSPVLMVAAGIGVTPFVSQLRQLRATGQQRDVVLVYVASQASELAFRDELGATGVRTVVFTRDEPTDLPAHWAWAQGARLDAEILERTVADLGTRHAFISGPPRLIADLAPALQKARSLTTDAFAGY, from the coding sequence GTGATCACGTCATTCGCCGCCGCACGCCAACGGGTCCTCGCGGTGCTGGGTTCCCTGTCGATGTACCGCCTCGTGCTCTTCGCGCTCATCGCGCTCGCGGTCACGGCCTTCGTGCTGTCGCTGCTCGGGGTCATCGTCTCACCGACACCGGGGGAGATGGTGGCGTCCTTCCTGGTGCTGGCGGTCGTCATCTCCGCGGTCGACGCCGTGGCTCAGCGCATCCTCCACCTCCCGTGGCGTATCGAATCGTCGCTCGTCACCGCCCTGATCCTGCTGTTCGTGCTCCGCCCCGGCCTCGCCCCCGGCGCTCTACTGGGGCTCGCCCTCGCCGGAGCCGTCGCGAGCGTGTCGAAGTACCTGATCGCGTGGCGCGGCCGACACATCTTCAACCCCGCTGCGTTCGGTGCGGCCGTGGTCTCGATCCTGGGAGCCTTCGGAGCCTTCGAGTGGTTGGGCACCTCCTCGTCGTGGTGGGTGGGGACGCCGGTGCTGACCATCCCCGTGGCGGTGCTGGGCCTCGCGGTGCTGTGGCGCACCGAGAAGGTGCGTGTGGTGCTGGTCTTCCTGTTCGTCGCGGTGGCGACCTCGGTGGTGCGCCAGGCGGTGCAGGCCACGCAGTTCGACATCGGATTCGAACTGTCGACCGCACTGCAGTTCGCCGTGCTGCAGTCGCCCTTCCTGTTCCTCGGAGCTTTCATGCTCTCCGAGCCGCTGACCCTCCCGCCTCGGCGTCGCCAGCAGCTCGTCGTGGCCGTCGTCGTGGGAGTGCTCGCCGGCTGGCCGATCTCGGTGGCTGGTCTCTTCACCCTCGGGCAGGAGCGCGCGCTGCTCATCGGCAACCTCGTGGCCTTCGTCTTCGCCCTCCGCGGTTCGGTGCGGCTGGTGCTCGAGCGTCGTGCGTTCGTCACCCCGACCGCTCAGGAGCTCACCTTCCGGGCGAAGGGGCGGGTGCGTTTCCTCCCCGGCCAGTATCTCGAGCTCGACGTTCCGCACCGCCGTCCCGATGCCCGTGGAACCCGGCGGGAGTTCAGCATCGTGTCCGCCCCGGCTGATCTGCCGACGCTGCGCATCGCGTACAAGAACGGTGACCAGAAGCATCCCTCGAGCTACAAGCGCGCCTTGGCCGAGGCAGAGCCCGGAGCGACTTTCGCGGTCACCGGCACCTGGGGCGACTTCATCCTGCCGCGCGGAGACAGTCCGGTGCTGATGGTGGCGGCGGGCATCGGGGTGACGCCGTTCGTGTCGCAGTTGCGTCAGCTGCGGGCCACGGGGCAGCAGCGCGATGTGGTGCTCGTCTACGTGGCGTCCCAGGCCTCCGAGCTCGCGTTCCGCGACGAGCTCGGCGCGACCGGCGTGCGCACGGTCGTGTTCACCCGCGACGAGCCCACGGATCTGCCCGCGCATTGGGCCTGGGCGCAGGGAGCGCGCCTGGATGCGGAGATCCTGGAGCGCACGGTCGCCGACCTCGGCACGCGCCACGCCTTCATCTCGGGCCCGCCGCGGCTGATCGCCGACCTCGCCCCCGCGTTGCAGAAGGCTCGCAGCCTCACGACCGACGCCTTCGCGGGCTACTGA
- a CDS encoding DUF559 domain-containing protein, with product MLRAAAVTAQHGGVVRGTLLQRYGITRRMRADEVRAGALVRVRPGVFAVPTADLSMQEAAAHGGALTCTHALRLHGIWVLSADGPPHVWLGGNGRVHHADCECVGHYDAGRAGVGLAPLEEVLIHVYRCAGDEVFFAALESALTQRKISSAARQRIRRRLPARAHWLVDLARSDADSGLESLLRLRLHLSGITLECQVRIPTVGKVDFVLDGLLILEADGKGNHEAPGHRHRDLVRDAAASVLGYETLRFDYAQIVHAWPTVEAAVIAAILRIRGRD from the coding sequence ATGCTCAGAGCCGCAGCAGTGACCGCCCAGCACGGCGGAGTCGTCCGAGGAACCCTTCTTCAGCGCTACGGGATCACCCGTCGGATGCGGGCCGACGAGGTGCGGGCGGGCGCACTCGTGCGGGTGAGACCGGGCGTGTTCGCCGTGCCGACCGCTGACCTGAGTATGCAGGAGGCCGCGGCTCACGGCGGGGCGCTGACCTGCACGCACGCCCTGCGGTTGCACGGCATCTGGGTGCTGTCCGCGGACGGTCCCCCGCACGTGTGGCTCGGAGGGAACGGGCGTGTTCATCACGCGGACTGCGAGTGCGTCGGGCACTACGACGCCGGGCGGGCGGGAGTCGGCCTCGCACCGTTGGAGGAGGTGCTCATCCACGTGTACCGCTGCGCTGGCGATGAGGTGTTCTTCGCCGCGCTCGAGTCCGCGTTGACGCAGCGCAAGATCTCTTCCGCCGCGCGTCAACGCATCCGCCGCCGCCTGCCCGCTCGCGCCCACTGGCTCGTCGATCTGGCGCGGTCCGACGCCGACAGCGGCCTCGAGTCGCTCCTGAGGCTCCGACTGCATCTGAGCGGCATCACGCTGGAGTGCCAGGTGCGCATCCCCACCGTCGGCAAGGTCGACTTCGTCCTCGACGGCCTTCTGATCCTCGAGGCGGATGGGAAGGGCAATCATGAGGCCCCCGGGCACCGGCATCGGGATCTGGTGAGGGATGCTGCCGCCTCGGTCCTCGGCTACGAGACACTGCGGTTCGACTACGCGCAGATCGTGCACGCGTGGCCGACCGTCGAAGCAGCGGTGATCGCGGCCATCCTCCGTATCCGGGGGCGTGACTGA
- a CDS encoding sensor histidine kinase: MSLQTRLMTAVIGFVSLILIIVAIITSATLGKTMEDQLDQKLSASADQVARWAHNFSPSDATASNILSGQNVPQSGLLLAVVSPLTGASGVVVTNTPGDEFTGTLQPLDATQIAEIAAALNGTSVATVSISDLGSYRIMALNTASGVGVVTGLPRDEIQNQLAQLLTVIALATIGGLILLALTTAVTIRVGLRPLRAVAMTATRVANQQLDRGEVTITERVPSYEADPRTETGLVGASLNKLLDHVNSSLASRQKNEERMRRFVADASHELRTPLASIRGYSELSLRALHQSDRSAERPEVIESTTTSLERIQAQSLRMTRLVEDLLLLARLDEGRELVYSTVDLTQLALEGLSDARPTAVDHHWQIEVPEEPVTIVGDAGRMHQVVANLLANARTHTPAGTTVTLSVMQDGEDAVLRVHDDGPGIDPAIRDELFARFARGDSSRARQTGGTGLGLAIVKAIVEGHHGTIDVTSEPGDTTFTVRIPATPASAASEA; this comes from the coding sequence ATGAGCCTGCAGACGCGGCTGATGACGGCCGTGATCGGGTTCGTGTCGCTGATCCTCATCATCGTCGCCATCATCACGAGCGCGACCCTGGGGAAGACCATGGAGGATCAGCTCGATCAGAAGCTGAGCGCCTCCGCGGACCAGGTCGCGCGATGGGCGCACAATTTCTCCCCGAGCGACGCGACCGCGTCCAACATCCTGTCGGGGCAGAACGTGCCGCAGTCGGGGCTCCTGCTGGCCGTGGTCAGCCCCCTCACCGGCGCCTCCGGAGTCGTCGTGACGAACACTCCCGGCGACGAGTTCACGGGCACACTGCAGCCGCTCGACGCGACGCAGATAGCCGAGATCGCCGCGGCGCTGAACGGCACCTCCGTGGCCACGGTCTCGATCTCCGATCTCGGCTCCTACCGGATCATGGCGCTGAACACTGCGAGCGGCGTCGGCGTCGTCACGGGTCTCCCCCGCGACGAGATCCAGAATCAGCTCGCCCAGCTGCTCACCGTCATCGCCCTCGCGACGATCGGCGGTCTCATCCTGCTCGCGTTGACCACAGCGGTCACCATCCGCGTGGGACTGAGACCACTCCGTGCCGTCGCGATGACGGCGACCCGGGTCGCGAACCAGCAGCTCGATCGCGGTGAGGTGACCATCACGGAACGTGTTCCTTCATACGAGGCCGATCCGCGCACCGAGACCGGACTCGTCGGGGCATCGCTGAACAAGCTCCTCGATCACGTGAACAGCTCGCTCGCCTCGAGGCAGAAGAACGAAGAGCGGATGCGACGCTTCGTCGCCGACGCGAGTCATGAGCTGCGCACCCCGCTCGCCTCCATCCGTGGCTACTCGGAGCTGTCGCTGCGCGCGCTGCATCAGTCCGATCGGAGCGCTGAGCGCCCCGAGGTGATCGAGAGCACCACGACCTCCCTCGAGCGCATCCAGGCGCAGTCGCTGCGGATGACACGACTCGTCGAGGACCTGCTCCTGCTGGCGCGCCTCGATGAGGGACGCGAGCTCGTCTACAGCACGGTGGACCTCACGCAGCTGGCCCTCGAAGGCCTCTCCGATGCGCGTCCCACGGCCGTGGACCACCACTGGCAGATCGAGGTCCCCGAAGAGCCCGTCACCATCGTGGGCGACGCGGGGCGGATGCACCAGGTGGTCGCCAACCTCCTGGCGAATGCGCGCACGCATACCCCCGCAGGGACGACCGTCACGCTCAGCGTCATGCAGGACGGCGAGGACGCGGTGCTGCGGGTCCACGACGACGGCCCCGGCATCGACCCCGCCATCCGCGACGAGCTGTTCGCTCGCTTCGCCCGCGGTGACAGCTCACGAGCCCGTCAGACCGGCGGGACCGGGCTCGGCCTCGCGATCGTCAAGGCCATCGTCGAAGGGCACCACGGCACCATCGACGTCACCAGCGAACCGGGCGACACGACCTTCACGGTCCGCATCCCGGCCACGCCGGCGAGCGCGGCCTCCGAGGCCTGA
- a CDS encoding response regulator transcription factor, with translation MTSDLPELRRPDGSPLRILAVDDEQMLTDLLAMALRMEGWEVRTASSGMEALQVAREFEPDALVLDIMMPDLDGMSVLRRLRESGNLVPVLFLTAKDAVGDRVAGLTAGGDDYVTKPFSLEEVIARLRAIIRRTGHATADDGQSILRVADLTLNEDSHEVVRDGTEIELTATEFELLRYLMRNERRVLSKAQILDRVWSYDFGGKSSVVELYISYLRKKIDAGRTPLLHTVRGVGYMIKAPQ, from the coding sequence ATGACCAGCGACCTGCCCGAACTGCGCCGTCCCGACGGCTCCCCCCTGCGGATCCTCGCCGTCGACGACGAGCAGATGCTCACCGACCTGCTCGCGATGGCCCTGCGGATGGAGGGGTGGGAGGTGCGCACCGCGTCCTCCGGCATGGAGGCGCTGCAGGTGGCCAGGGAGTTCGAGCCCGACGCGCTCGTGCTCGACATCATGATGCCGGATCTCGACGGCATGTCCGTGCTGAGACGGCTCCGCGAATCCGGGAACCTCGTCCCCGTCCTGTTCCTCACCGCGAAGGATGCCGTGGGCGACCGCGTCGCCGGGCTCACGGCGGGCGGCGACGACTACGTCACCAAACCGTTCAGCCTCGAGGAGGTCATCGCGCGTCTCCGCGCGATCATCCGCCGCACCGGTCACGCCACCGCCGATGACGGGCAGTCGATCCTGCGCGTCGCAGACCTCACCCTCAATGAGGACAGCCATGAGGTCGTCCGCGACGGCACCGAGATCGAGCTCACCGCGACCGAGTTCGAGCTGCTGCGGTACCTGATGCGCAACGAGCGCCGTGTGCTGTCGAAGGCCCAGATCCTCGACCGGGTCTGGAGCTACGACTTCGGGGGCAAATCCTCCGTGGTGGAGCTGTACATCTCGTACCTGCGCAAGAAGATCGACGCCGGACGCACGCCCCTGCTGCACACCGTCCGCGGCGTGGGGTACATGATCAAGGCTCCGCAGTGA
- a CDS encoding FAD-binding oxidoreductase: MADDSVAPVPSVHRPRTVTEVAEVVRLASREAVPLTVVSGGHGPWSHGPAAGVRLELGELSQVEVDGSTVRIGGGAVWGDVATALAAHGLALSSGDTASVGVGGLTLGGGIGWMARAWGLAVDQLIGAQVVTATGEVVEASADAHPDLFWALRGGGGNFGVVTRFDFAAHPLPGIAFSESRIDGDETAVLKATRDLLRDAPRELTVTYMDVPPMDPSAPAGARLSAVWAAPEPDRLRAVMEPISDLDGVQTEVTTPAYREVLLEMPAPEGEEPASPPGFIGGNGLYAELDDALIAQLVAFRRSYPASVLFLRSLGGAIRDVAQEDTAFPARAANWFVLAGAFDIPGLIDDETRAAIDADWSVIERGRLAEYGNFADTERPQAVSGMFSEHALSRLRATKAAWDPQNLFHRNHNITV, translated from the coding sequence ATGGCCGACGACTCTGTTGCTCCTGTCCCTTCCGTCCACCGCCCCCGTACCGTCACCGAGGTCGCCGAGGTCGTGCGCCTGGCGTCCCGCGAGGCCGTACCTTTGACCGTCGTCTCGGGCGGGCACGGCCCGTGGTCGCACGGCCCTGCCGCGGGTGTCCGTCTCGAGCTCGGCGAACTGTCACAGGTCGAGGTCGACGGCTCCACCGTCCGCATCGGTGGCGGCGCGGTCTGGGGTGACGTCGCGACGGCGCTGGCCGCGCACGGTCTCGCCCTCAGCTCCGGCGACACCGCGTCGGTGGGAGTCGGCGGACTCACGCTCGGCGGAGGCATCGGATGGATGGCGCGCGCCTGGGGCCTCGCGGTCGATCAGCTCATCGGGGCTCAGGTCGTCACGGCGACGGGGGAGGTCGTCGAGGCTTCGGCGGATGCGCACCCCGATCTGTTCTGGGCTCTGCGCGGCGGCGGAGGGAACTTCGGCGTCGTCACCCGCTTCGATTTCGCAGCCCACCCGCTGCCCGGCATCGCCTTCTCGGAGAGTCGCATCGATGGCGACGAGACCGCCGTGCTGAAGGCCACCCGAGACCTGCTCCGTGACGCGCCTCGAGAACTCACGGTCACCTATATGGACGTCCCGCCGATGGATCCGAGCGCGCCGGCGGGTGCTCGTCTGAGCGCGGTGTGGGCCGCGCCGGAGCCCGACCGGCTGCGCGCCGTGATGGAACCGATCTCCGACCTCGACGGAGTGCAGACCGAAGTCACGACGCCGGCATATCGGGAGGTGCTGCTGGAGATGCCGGCCCCCGAGGGCGAGGAGCCCGCCTCGCCTCCCGGATTCATCGGGGGCAACGGTCTCTACGCCGAACTCGACGACGCGCTCATCGCGCAGCTGGTGGCCTTCCGCCGTTCGTATCCGGCATCGGTCCTGTTCCTGCGGTCCCTGGGTGGGGCCATCCGCGACGTCGCGCAGGAAGACACGGCGTTCCCCGCCCGCGCGGCGAACTGGTTCGTCCTCGCCGGCGCTTTCGACATCCCCGGCCTGATCGATGACGAGACCCGTGCCGCGATCGACGCGGACTGGAGCGTGATCGAGCGGGGGCGTCTGGCCGAGTACGGCAACTTCGCCGACACCGAGAGGCCGCAGGCCGTCTCCGGCATGTTCTCGGAACACGCCCTCTCGCGGTTGCGGGCCACGAAGGCCGCGTGGGACCCGCAGAACCTGTTCCACCGCAACCACAACATCACGGTGTGA
- the gndA gene encoding NADP-dependent phosphogluconate dehydrogenase, whose amino-acid sequence MPEASANIGVVGLAVMGSNLARNLASREGNTVAIFNRSYEKTQALLDEHPEAGFVPARTYQEFADSLQKPRTAIIMVKAGGATDAVIDALVEVFEPGDIIVDGGNAYFPDTIRREKAVRETGINFVGAGISGGEEGALTGPSIMPGGSDESWVTLGPILKSIAAIAEGEPCVTHIGHDGAGHFVKMVHNGIEYADMQLIAEAYDLIRRGTGKSPAEIAEIFAEWNKGELESYLIEITAEVLRQVDASTGKPLVDVILDQAGAKGTGAWTVQTALSLGVPVSGIAEATFARSLSSHPEQRAVAGGLPGPDEEFTVSDEDTEQFIEDVRLALYASKIVAYSQGFDEIRAGAAEYGWNIDLGAISKIWRGGCIIRAQFLNRIADAYAATPDLPVLMTAPYFAEALARGQASWRRVVVTAAQAGIPAPAFSSSLSYYDGIRADRLPAALVQGQRDFFGAHTYKRIDKPGTFHTLWSGDRTEIEAEDTH is encoded by the coding sequence GTGCCCGAAGCATCAGCGAACATCGGAGTCGTCGGACTCGCCGTCATGGGATCGAACCTCGCCCGCAACCTCGCCAGTCGCGAGGGCAACACCGTGGCGATCTTCAACCGCAGCTACGAGAAGACCCAGGCCCTCCTCGACGAGCACCCGGAGGCCGGCTTCGTCCCGGCCCGCACCTACCAGGAGTTCGCCGATTCACTGCAGAAGCCGCGCACCGCGATCATCATGGTCAAGGCCGGTGGCGCCACCGATGCCGTGATCGACGCACTGGTCGAGGTCTTCGAGCCCGGCGACATCATCGTCGACGGCGGCAACGCCTACTTCCCCGACACGATCCGCCGGGAGAAGGCGGTCCGCGAGACCGGCATCAACTTCGTCGGCGCCGGCATCTCCGGTGGCGAGGAAGGGGCACTCACCGGCCCCTCGATCATGCCCGGCGGCTCGGACGAGTCCTGGGTCACGCTCGGACCGATCCTGAAGTCGATCGCCGCGATCGCCGAGGGTGAGCCCTGCGTCACGCACATCGGACACGACGGTGCCGGCCACTTCGTCAAGATGGTGCACAACGGCATCGAGTACGCCGATATGCAGCTCATCGCCGAGGCCTACGACCTCATCCGTCGCGGCACCGGCAAGTCGCCCGCCGAGATCGCCGAGATCTTCGCGGAATGGAACAAGGGCGAGCTGGAGTCGTACCTGATCGAGATCACCGCCGAGGTGCTCCGTCAGGTCGACGCTTCCACCGGCAAGCCGCTCGTCGACGTGATCCTCGACCAGGCCGGGGCCAAGGGCACCGGAGCCTGGACCGTGCAGACCGCACTGTCGCTGGGCGTTCCCGTGTCGGGCATCGCCGAAGCGACGTTCGCCCGCTCTCTCTCCTCACACCCCGAGCAGCGCGCCGTCGCCGGTGGACTCCCCGGCCCCGACGAGGAGTTCACGGTCTCGGATGAGGACACCGAGCAGTTCATCGAAGACGTGCGCCTGGCGCTCTACGCGTCGAAGATCGTCGCCTACTCGCAGGGCTTCGACGAGATCCGCGCAGGTGCGGCCGAGTACGGCTGGAACATCGACCTCGGCGCGATCTCGAAGATCTGGCGTGGCGGCTGCATCATCCGCGCCCAGTTCCTCAACCGCATCGCCGATGCCTACGCCGCGACTCCCGATCTGCCGGTGCTGATGACCGCACCGTACTTCGCCGAGGCGCTCGCGCGCGGCCAGGCGTCATGGCGCCGTGTCGTCGTGACTGCGGCCCAGGCGGGCATCCCCGCACCGGCGTTCTCGTCGTCGCTGTCGTACTACGACGGCATCCGCGCCGACCGCCTCCCCGCGGCCCTCGTGCAGGGCCAGCGCGACTTCTTCGGCGCGCACACCTACAAGCGCATCGACAAGCCGGGCACCTTCCACACCCTGTGGTCGGGCGACCGCACGGAGATCGAAGCCGAAGACACGCACTGA
- a CDS encoding D-2-hydroxyacid dehydrogenase — translation MTGIEKELRAVVAVPLPEDLCRLIEEIEPRVEVISDHALLPPMRGPADWSGDPEYTRTPSQQQAFDELVDSADALFGIPDVDAEALARTVTANTRLRWVMTTAAGGGATVKAAGLDRDALDRVVFTTSAGVHGGPLAEFAVFGVMAGAKNLPRLLADQGTRTWPDRWEMRQLDEMIVLVVGLGGIGAECARRFHGLGARVWGTTRSGEPVAGVDRLVRMEELTEAVAQVDAIVVTLPGTAQTHHLIGAEVITSVKPGAIIANVGRGSVIDEDALLGALDDGRIAFAALDVFEQEPLDQTSALWTHPNVLVSPHTAALSAKEEERIARRFAENAGRLLDGRPLRSVVDTEEFY, via the coding sequence GTGACGGGGATCGAGAAAGAGCTGCGCGCGGTCGTGGCGGTGCCGCTGCCGGAGGACCTGTGCCGACTGATCGAGGAGATCGAGCCCCGCGTCGAAGTGATCAGCGATCACGCACTCCTGCCGCCGATGCGCGGTCCCGCCGACTGGTCCGGAGATCCGGAGTACACGCGCACGCCGAGCCAGCAGCAGGCGTTCGACGAGCTGGTCGATTCCGCCGATGCGCTCTTCGGAATCCCCGACGTCGACGCCGAGGCACTGGCGAGGACCGTGACGGCGAACACGCGCCTGCGCTGGGTCATGACGACTGCCGCGGGCGGCGGTGCCACCGTGAAGGCCGCCGGTCTCGACCGGGACGCGCTCGATCGCGTCGTCTTCACCACGAGCGCCGGCGTGCACGGTGGCCCGCTCGCGGAGTTCGCGGTGTTCGGCGTGATGGCCGGAGCGAAGAACCTTCCGCGACTTCTCGCCGATCAGGGGACGCGCACCTGGCCGGACCGCTGGGAGATGCGTCAGCTCGACGAGATGATCGTGCTGGTGGTCGGGCTCGGCGGCATCGGTGCGGAGTGCGCGCGGCGCTTCCACGGGCTCGGCGCGCGGGTCTGGGGGACGACACGGTCCGGTGAGCCGGTGGCGGGCGTGGATCGCCTGGTGCGGATGGAGGAACTGACCGAAGCGGTGGCCCAGGTGGACGCGATCGTCGTCACGCTCCCGGGAACCGCTCAGACCCACCATCTGATCGGTGCCGAGGTGATCACCTCCGTGAAGCCGGGGGCGATCATCGCCAACGTCGGGCGCGGCTCCGTCATCGACGAGGACGCACTGCTCGGAGCCCTCGACGACGGTCGCATCGCCTTCGCCGCCCTCGACGTCTTCGAGCAGGAGCCGCTGGACCAGACGTCTGCGCTGTGGACGCACCCGAACGTGCTCGTGAGCCCGCACACCGCGGCCCTCAGCGCGAAAGAAGAGGAGCGGATCGCGCGACGCTTCGCGGAGAACGCCGGGCGCCTGCTCGACGGCCGACCGCTGAGGTCGGTGGTCGACACGGAGGAGTTCTATTGA
- a CDS encoding gluconokinase: MSGSLRIVVMGPSGSGKSTVGAFLAQTVGARFVDGDDLHPEANVRKMAAGIALDDNDRLPWLRLVGETLRGEERIVVACSALRRTYRDLIRDEAPDAFFAELTIARAVLEERMRLRTDHFMPAALLDSQLEALESLEADEGGIRVDESADVRTASAAIAAAVQREEGPAPRDQSLR, encoded by the coding sequence TTGAGCGGGAGCCTGCGCATCGTCGTGATGGGCCCCAGTGGCTCGGGGAAGTCGACGGTGGGCGCGTTCCTCGCTCAGACGGTCGGCGCACGGTTCGTCGATGGCGACGATCTGCATCCGGAGGCGAACGTCCGCAAGATGGCGGCGGGAATCGCGCTGGATGACAATGACCGTCTGCCGTGGCTTCGCCTCGTCGGCGAGACACTGCGTGGCGAGGAGCGGATCGTCGTCGCGTGCTCGGCCCTCCGGCGCACCTATCGAGACCTCATCAGAGACGAGGCGCCCGATGCTTTCTTCGCGGAGCTCACGATCGCACGCGCGGTGCTCGAGGAGCGCATGCGCCTGCGTACCGACCACTTCATGCCCGCGGCGCTCCTGGACTCCCAGCTCGAGGCGCTCGAATCCCTTGAAGCCGATGAGGGTGGCATCCGCGTCGATGAGTCTGCGGATGTGCGTACGGCTTCCGCCGCCATCGCCGCAGCCGTGCAGAGGGAAGAAGGGCCTGCGCCCCGCGATCAGTCCTTGCGGTAG
- a CDS encoding 50S ribosomal protein L25/general stress protein Ctc, whose product MSEDTKVQAELRESFGKGFARRLRAAGKIPAVIYGHGTEPVHVALPGHQVSLIIRRANALLELDIEGKSQLTLVKDVQRDPVHQIIEHIDLLVVKKGEKVAIDVPIIVTGESAAGTIVNLDATTLSIEAEATHIPQNIEVSVEGLEEGAHITAADVKLPKGSTLLSDPEVLVVAVSVPAAPSEDESAEETDAAEETEEAAAE is encoded by the coding sequence ATGTCTGAAGACACCAAGGTCCAGGCCGAGCTCCGCGAGAGCTTCGGCAAGGGCTTCGCCCGCCGCCTCCGCGCCGCCGGCAAGATCCCCGCCGTCATCTACGGTCACGGCACCGAGCCCGTGCACGTCGCCCTTCCCGGCCACCAGGTCTCGCTCATCATCCGTCGCGCCAACGCGCTGCTGGAGCTCGACATCGAGGGCAAGAGCCAGCTCACCTTGGTCAAGGACGTCCAGCGCGACCCGGTGCACCAGATCATCGAGCACATCGACCTGCTCGTCGTGAAGAAGGGCGAGAAGGTCGCGATCGACGTTCCGATCATCGTCACGGGTGAGTCGGCTGCCGGCACCATCGTCAACCTCGACGCGACCACGCTGTCGATCGAGGCCGAGGCCACGCACATCCCGCAGAACATCGAGGTCTCGGTCGAGGGCCTGGAAGAGGGCGCGCACATCACCGCCGCCGACGTGAAGCTTCCCAAGGGCTCCACGCTGCTCTCCGACCCCGAGGTCCTCGTGGTCGCCGTCTCCGTTCCCGCGGCTCCGTCCGAGGACGAGTCCGCGGAGGAGACCGACGCTGCCGAGGAGACCGAAGAGGCCGCCGCGGAGTGA
- the pth gene encoding aminoacyl-tRNA hydrolase, giving the protein MASTWLVVGLGNPGPRYETTRHNIGQMVVDELAARRGETFREHKGGARVVETWLRPGADKLVLAKPNTFMNVSGTPVAALVRFYSVPPEQVVVVHDELDIPFDTVKLKTGGGHGGHNGVRDVARALGTADFPRVRVGIGRPVGRQDPADWVLAPFGKDERPNLPILIADAADAVELLVGEGLLAAQQKHHAPR; this is encoded by the coding sequence ATGGCATCCACCTGGCTCGTGGTCGGACTCGGCAATCCCGGGCCGCGATACGAGACGACCCGGCACAACATCGGCCAGATGGTCGTGGACGAGCTCGCGGCGCGGCGCGGCGAGACCTTCCGCGAGCACAAGGGCGGAGCGCGGGTCGTCGAGACCTGGCTGCGCCCCGGTGCGGACAAGCTGGTGCTCGCCAAGCCGAACACCTTCATGAACGTCTCGGGCACGCCGGTGGCCGCGTTGGTGCGGTTCTACTCCGTTCCCCCCGAGCAGGTCGTCGTGGTGCACGATGAACTCGACATCCCCTTCGACACGGTGAAGCTCAAGACCGGGGGCGGGCATGGCGGACACAACGGCGTTCGCGATGTGGCGCGCGCTCTGGGCACCGCCGACTTCCCGCGCGTGCGAGTGGGCATCGGGCGCCCGGTCGGGCGTCAGGATCCCGCGGACTGGGTGCTGGCGCCGTTCGGGAAGGACGAGCGGCCGAACCTGCCGATCCTCATCGCGGACGCCGCTGACGCGGTCGAACTGCTCGTGGGCGAAGGTCTGCTCGCGGCGCAGCAGAAGCACCACGCGCCGCGCTGA